In one Helicobacter sp. 12S02232-10 genomic region, the following are encoded:
- a CDS encoding glutathionylspermidine synthase family protein: MKTLSLKPLDKNTLEEIGLQWHTDPDNTSYIENEAVVITQAEADAYYEACNELYDMYVETAEYAIKNDLFFELDIPNVLIPMIKQSWEEEIHWHLYGRFDLAGGLDGKPIKLLEFNADTPTMLYETSVVQWAMLKYNGYDSNLQFNNLYEAIGENFKRMITLGEDTSGFEQMYEGWKILFSSIKGNIEEERTVRFLQDIAKSAGFETSFCFIDEIVFSQDEGVFSQGVNYEFLFKLLPWENIAIDEPELALIMQSIMENKNAIFLNPAYAVMFQSKRFLKLLWDLFPHHPLLLETSYEPLKDKQQVKKTAFGREGANIEILDSSLQSILKNEGIYQNHKPIYQEFYELNKSGDFYYQPNVFYAYESCGLGFRKGGLILDNYSKFVSHLID, translated from the coding sequence ATGAAAACACTATCTTTAAAACCTCTTGATAAAAACACTCTTGAAGAGATCGGTTTGCAGTGGCATACCGATCCTGATAATACGTCTTATATCGAAAATGAAGCCGTTGTTATCACTCAAGCAGAGGCAGATGCTTATTATGAAGCTTGCAATGAGCTTTATGATATGTATGTGGAAACAGCAGAGTATGCAATCAAAAATGATTTATTTTTTGAGCTTGACATTCCTAATGTTTTGATACCTATGATTAAACAAAGTTGGGAAGAGGAAATTCATTGGCATTTATACGGGCGTTTTGATTTGGCAGGCGGACTTGATGGAAAACCCATCAAACTTTTAGAGTTTAATGCAGATACTCCTACAATGCTTTATGAAACCTCAGTTGTACAATGGGCAATGCTGAAATATAATGGCTATGATTCCAATTTGCAGTTTAATAATCTTTATGAGGCAATTGGAGAAAATTTTAAGCGAATGATCACTTTGGGTGAGGATACAAGCGGTTTTGAGCAAATGTATGAAGGGTGGAAAATATTGTTTTCAAGTATTAAAGGCAATATTGAAGAGGAAAGAACGGTGAGGTTTTTGCAGGATATTGCAAAAAGTGCAGGTTTTGAAACTTCTTTTTGTTTTATTGATGAGATTGTATTTAGTCAAGATGAAGGCGTGTTTTCTCAAGGGGTGAATTATGAATTTTTATTCAAGCTTCTTCCTTGGGAAAATATTGCTATTGATGAACCTGAACTTGCACTCATTATGCAATCAATAATGGAAAATAAAAATGCGATTTTTCTAAATCCTGCTTATGCAGTGATGTTTCAGAGCAAACGCTTTTTAAAGCTTTTATGGGATCTTTTTCCCCATCACCCTTTGCTTTTGGAAACAAGCTATGAACCTCTAAAAGATAAACAGCAGGTCAAAAAAACTGCATTTGGACGCGAAGGAGCTAATATCGAAATTTTGGACTCTTCATTGCAATCCATACTTAAAAACGAAGGTATTTATCAAAATCATAAGCCTATTTATCAGGAATTTTATGAGTTGAATAAATCAGGCGATTTTTATTATCAACCCAATGTATTTTATGCCTATGAATCTTGTGGTTTGGGTTTTAGAAAGGGCGGGTTGATTTTAGATAATTATTCAAAGTTTGTCAGTCATCTGATCGATTGA
- a CDS encoding UPF0323 family lipoprotein, translating into MMKHFRKISDYAVIGGLSALVIVSLAACGNDSQGSNESATNISNAIQKGAFVILEEQPSGAYKIAEEYPSAKTHVVVRDLQGNERVLSEEEIQKLIKQEETKIDNGTSQLTNPNASGGLGLGGAILASAAGAILGSYIGNKLFNNPTYQQNSQRNYKSPQAYERSQNSFKNTSSTSKVRSNPSGGKSGFFGGGSNASKSTGMGSFGS; encoded by the coding sequence ATAATGAAACACTTTAGGAAAATATCTGATTATGCTGTCATAGGAGGATTGAGTGCTCTTGTGATTGTAAGTTTAGCAGCCTGTGGGAATGATTCTCAAGGTTCTAATGAAAGTGCGACCAATATATCCAATGCAATTCAAAAGGGTGCATTTGTTATTTTAGAAGAGCAACCTAGTGGGGCTTATAAAATCGCTGAAGAATATCCCAGCGCAAAAACCCACGTAGTTGTTCGGGATTTGCAAGGAAATGAAAGGGTGCTTTCTGAAGAGGAGATACAGAAGCTCATTAAGCAAGAAGAAACTAAAATTGATAATGGCACAAGCCAACTCACAAATCCAAATGCAAGCGGGGGGCTTGGACTTGGCGGGGCGATTCTTGCAAGTGCAGCAGGTGCAATTTTAGGCAGCTATATCGGAAATAAGCTTTTTAATAATCCGACTTACCAGCAAAATAGTCAAAGGAATTATAAATCACCTCAAGCTTATGAAAGAAGCCAAAATAGTTTTAAAAATACTTCTTCAACTTCCAAAGTCCGTTCAAATCCAAGTGGTGGGAAAAGTGGGTTTTTTGGAGGGGGTTCAAACGCTTCAAAATCTACAGGAATGGGTTCATTTGGATCATAA
- a CDS encoding disulfide isomerase, with the protein MKKILPAVLIFFAFGIAQANIEQNITKIIESQTGKKISILKVETLKSNPEFKIVVIEDPDTKYQIPVFTSKDGKIVIGLSNVFFSDEKKDANLVNQVYQEAQAYNTQQQNSAKFNALFESIPDDYVISLPSSTKGNQKITYIVSDPMCPHCQNELRDIDSRLKNTNVRMVLVGFLGKKSVIKSGLILKKIKSAKTPEEKIRILKQIYAVTYEPKEEPENEMKKVENVTKKISESDLIKFVPYIYEYKK; encoded by the coding sequence ATGAAAAAAATCTTACCTGCCGTGTTGATATTTTTTGCTTTTGGTATTGCCCAGGCAAATATAGAGCAAAATATTACAAAAATAATAGAGAGTCAAACGGGTAAAAAAATTTCCATACTCAAAGTCGAGACACTCAAATCTAATCCTGAATTTAAAATTGTTGTCATTGAAGACCCTGATACTAAGTATCAAATTCCTGTTTTTACGAGCAAAGATGGGAAGATTGTTATTGGTTTGAGCAATGTATTTTTCAGTGATGAAAAAAAAGATGCCAATCTTGTGAATCAAGTCTATCAAGAGGCTCAAGCCTATAATACCCAACAACAAAATAGTGCTAAATTTAATGCTTTATTTGAATCCATTCCTGATGATTATGTGATTTCTTTGCCATCAAGCACGAAAGGCAACCAAAAAATCACCTATATCGTTTCTGATCCGATGTGTCCTCATTGTCAAAATGAACTTAGGGACATCGATTCTAGATTAAAAAATACAAATGTAAGAATGGTGCTTGTAGGATTTCTTGGTAAAAAGTCTGTAATCAAGTCCGGTTTGATCTTGAAAAAAATAAAATCAGCAAAAACCCCAGAGGAAAAAATCCGGATTTTAAAACAGATTTATGCTGTGACTTATGAGCCTAAAGAAGAGCCTGAAAATGAAATGAAAAAAGTCGAAAATGTCACAAAGAAGATATCCGAATCAGATTTGATCAAATTCGTTCCTTATATTTATGAATATAAAAAATAA
- a CDS encoding ferric reductase-like transmembrane domain-containing protein, producing the protein MKYLIVFLSIFTGLLPALYLFYNLTESFYGAEPTKAILHFLGDWSIYFLLGTLTFLWIFRLMKISFKYLSIISKIFGFYSFLYALAHIFSYIFFEQGGDVWASLDEISRRVYLFLGAIGFLCLGILSISSAFFSRFFSRLSVFIYPAGLLGSIHYLIGQKIPSLSSYLIFLAFFSLLCVKLLSKNKDKK; encoded by the coding sequence GTGAAATATCTTATCGTTTTTTTGAGTATTTTTACAGGGTTGTTACCTGCACTTTATCTCTTCTATAACCTTACTGAAAGTTTTTATGGAGCAGAGCCAACAAAAGCAATATTGCATTTTTTAGGGGATTGGAGTATTTATTTTCTACTTGGAACACTTACATTTTTGTGGATTTTCAGACTGATGAAGATCTCCTTCAAATACCTTTCCATCATTTCTAAAATATTTGGCTTCTACTCATTTTTATATGCCTTAGCGCATATTTTTTCTTATATTTTTTTCGAACAAGGAGGAGATGTGTGGGCTTCTCTTGATGAAATCAGTCGCAGGGTTTATCTATTTTTGGGAGCAATAGGATTTTTATGTCTTGGAATTCTAAGCATTTCTTCAGCCTTTTTCTCACGTTTTTTCTCACGATTATCTGTTTTTATCTACCCTGCAGGACTTTTAGGAAGCATTCACTATCTGATCGGACAAAAGATTCCAAGCCTTTCTTCTTATTTGATTTTCTTGGCATTTTTCAGTTTGCTTTGTGTTAAGCTTCTATCAAAAAATAAGGACAAAAAATGA
- the kdsB gene encoding 3-deoxy-manno-octulosonate cytidylyltransferase, whose amino-acid sequence MIIIPARLHSTRFPQKILVPINGVPMIIATAYNAQKVDEVVVACDNEEVLAICKNHKIKAVLTSPHHSSGTDRCAEAARSLGLKKDEIIINVQGDEPFLETQVISLLKEKMKDAPFMATCAKIIEKSKINDTNLVKVVRAHSGEAIYFSRLPIPYSRDGLNDSLLESNPYYGHLGIYGFRTQSLEEFCNLPKSPLEDIEKLEQLRAIYHQKSIFVCIVQSKSIGIDTPKDLQNALKSISQTQLPDSRG is encoded by the coding sequence ATGATCATTATCCCCGCAAGACTCCATTCAACACGATTTCCTCAAAAAATACTTGTTCCCATCAATGGAGTTCCAATGATTATCGCCACTGCTTACAATGCACAAAAGGTCGATGAAGTTGTGGTTGCCTGCGACAATGAAGAAGTGCTTGCAATTTGTAAAAATCATAAAATAAAAGCTGTTCTTACAAGCCCCCATCACAGCAGTGGAACAGATCGATGTGCAGAGGCAGCAAGAAGTTTAGGATTAAAAAAAGATGAAATTATCATTAATGTTCAAGGCGATGAGCCTTTTTTGGAAACCCAAGTCATTTCCCTATTGAAAGAAAAAATGAAAGATGCTCCTTTTATGGCAACTTGTGCAAAAATTATCGAAAAAAGTAAAATCAATGATACCAATCTCGTAAAAGTAGTCCGCGCACATTCGGGCGAAGCCATCTATTTTTCAAGGCTTCCCATTCCTTATAGCAGAGACGGATTAAATGATTCTTTGCTAGAGTCAAATCCATATTACGGACATTTGGGCATCTATGGATTCCGCACTCAATCTTTAGAAGAATTTTGTAACCTACCTAAAAGCCCTCTTGAAGATATAGAAAAACTCGAACAACTCCGTGCTATTTACCATCAAAAATCCATTTTTGTATGCATCGTTCAAAGTAAAAGTATCGGTATAGATACACCAAAAGATCTTCAAAATGCCTTAAAATCTATCTCGCAAACTCAACTGCCCGACTCTCGCGGATAA
- the rny gene encoding ribonuclease Y, with translation MIEYLVIGFIIFVFIVGSSVFFLSKKIFNSNADVIIEQAKAKAQAIEYEAQTLLKNEQIKAKEIELELKKNYEDRTSKIIKEYQNKLALLQNQEDKIQQKLEREIGFIEEEKQKISDLKNKLLIEYESQNKLIKEYQDAKQKALDTLMEYTGYTKEEAKALILDYLQDELIRQKSALIRRYEHEAREEAMKRANYIIAQATTRFAGEFATERLINVVHLPNDELKGRIIGKEGRNIKTLEMISGVDVIIDDTPGTIILSSFNLYRRAIATRTVELLVEDGRIQPARIEEVYAKVSAEMEEQVLQDGENIVLDMGLGYMHPELKKLIGKMKYRASFGQNALGHSIETANLAGVIAGELGGDEKLTRRAGLLHDIGKSLTQESGGNHVILGAEICRRYKEHPVVINAIMAHHGDEEIQSIEAAAVCAADALSAARPGARREVLESFLNRMQDLERIAMDKTGVKQAYAINAGREVRVIVRADLIDDAQSVVLARDIAKEVESTLQYPGEIKVSVIRESRAVEFAR, from the coding sequence ATGATAGAATACTTGGTGATAGGGTTTATAATATTTGTTTTCATAGTGGGAAGTAGTGTTTTTTTTCTCTCTAAGAAAATCTTCAATTCTAATGCCGATGTGATTATTGAACAGGCTAAAGCCAAAGCCCAAGCAATTGAATATGAGGCACAAACACTCTTAAAAAACGAACAAATCAAAGCTAAAGAAATTGAGCTTGAGTTGAAAAAAAATTATGAAGATAGAACTTCAAAAATTATCAAGGAATATCAAAATAAGCTTGCTTTGCTTCAAAACCAAGAGGATAAAATACAACAAAAGCTTGAGAGAGAAATAGGTTTTATTGAAGAAGAAAAACAAAAGATTTCAGATTTAAAGAACAAGCTTCTCATAGAGTATGAATCCCAAAATAAGCTTATCAAAGAATATCAAGATGCGAAGCAAAAGGCTTTGGATACCCTTATGGAATATACTGGCTATACAAAAGAAGAAGCAAAAGCTTTGATCTTAGATTATTTGCAAGATGAGTTGATCCGACAGAAATCTGCCTTAATCAGACGATACGAACACGAAGCTAGGGAAGAGGCAATGAAAAGGGCTAATTATATCATTGCTCAAGCCACTACGAGGTTTGCAGGGGAATTTGCGACTGAGCGTCTGATTAATGTGGTGCATTTACCTAATGATGAGCTTAAAGGCAGAATTATCGGGAAAGAGGGTAGAAATATTAAAACGCTTGAAATGATTAGTGGTGTAGATGTGATTATTGATGATACACCTGGAACGATTATTTTAAGCAGTTTTAATCTTTATAGGCGAGCTATTGCTACTAGAACTGTCGAACTTTTAGTTGAAGATGGCAGGATTCAACCTGCAAGAATTGAAGAAGTTTATGCCAAAGTAAGTGCAGAAATGGAAGAGCAAGTTCTTCAAGATGGAGAAAACATTGTTTTGGATATGGGGTTGGGTTATATGCATCCTGAGCTTAAGAAACTTATCGGGAAGATGAAATATCGTGCAAGTTTTGGGCAAAATGCTTTAGGGCATTCGATTGAGACGGCCAATCTTGCTGGAGTAATTGCTGGAGAACTTGGAGGCGATGAGAAGCTTACTAGAAGAGCAGGGCTTTTGCACGACATAGGAAAATCCCTTACGCAGGAATCAGGAGGGAATCACGTAATTTTAGGTGCTGAAATTTGCAGGCGCTATAAAGAACATCCTGTTGTTATCAATGCGATTATGGCTCATCACGGAGATGAGGAAATTCAAAGTATTGAAGCTGCCGCAGTGTGTGCTGCTGATGCTCTTTCTGCAGCACGTCCTGGAGCTAGGCGGGAAGTACTTGAGAGTTTTTTGAATCGAATGCAAGATCTTGAACGCATTGCTATGGACAAAACAGGGGTTAAGCAGGCTTATGCTATCAATGCGGGCAGGGAAGTCAGAGTGATTGTACGTGCAGATTTGATTGATGATGCTCAAAGTGTTGTGCTTGCTAGAGATATTGCTAAAGAGGTGGAATCAACTCTCCAATATCCTGGTGAAATAAAAGTCAGCGTTATCCGCGAGAGTCGGGCAGTTGAGTTTGCGAGATAG
- a CDS encoding 5-formyltetrahydrofolate cyclo-ligase, with protein sequence MPLYIKTYKGVRIKPQFRKFCKTYLTSLTKKINFEDKKTIRILKNELIALGAKRVLLYCPMKSEVNIYPLIIWLKKRGTKVFIPYIDGVSFKMIPFRLPLHKNEYNIFEAKKSLFYLTKIDTAIVPILGIDKRFKRIGFGKGMYDRFFQTLSYRPNVIFISRRAIISKSVLTDSYDIFGDKFISSFCIVKRGIDDRILGDRVYNICFHSGK encoded by the coding sequence GTGCCATTATACATAAAGACATATAAGGGAGTAAGGATAAAGCCACAATTTAGAAAATTTTGTAAAACTTATCTGACATCATTGACAAAAAAAATTAATTTTGAAGATAAAAAAACGATCCGAATTTTAAAAAATGAATTGATTGCTTTGGGGGCTAAAAGAGTTTTGCTTTATTGCCCTATGAAGAGCGAAGTAAATATTTATCCCTTGATTATTTGGCTTAAAAAACGTGGAACGAAAGTTTTTATTCCTTATATAGATGGAGTTAGTTTTAAAATGATACCATTTCGTTTGCCTTTACATAAGAATGAATATAATATTTTTGAAGCCAAAAAATCTTTATTTTATTTAACAAAAATTGATACAGCAATCGTTCCTATTTTGGGAATTGATAAAAGATTTAAGCGCATAGGATTTGGAAAAGGAATGTATGATAGGTTTTTTCAAACCCTTTCTTACCGTCCAAATGTGATTTTTATAAGCAGAAGAGCGATTATCTCAAAATCTGTTCTTACTGATAGTTATGATATTTTTGGCGATAAATTTATCAGCAGTTTTTGCATTGTAAAAAGAGGGATTGATGATAGAATACTTGGTGATAGGGTTTATAATATTTGTTTTCATAGTGGGAAGTAG
- the ftsY gene encoding signal recognition particle-docking protein FtsY: protein MLDLFKKTAQNISSLIGTKTPTIQKEKLEEVLIESDIQYDLTDSILEHLPPIIKRNQLEVALERFFRGESYYDKITLKEIKTKPLVELIIGVNGAGKTTTIAKLANKYKSEGKKILLGAGDTFRAAATEQLKLWSEKIGTEIITTQNGGDPSALAYDTIQAGIARGMDNIIIDTAGRLHNQTNLKNELAKITRVCSKALNGQDFRKILILDGTQGASAIAQAKIFHESLQIDGVIITKLDGTSKGGAILSIIYELKLPILFLGIGEKEDDLVRFEEKAYIQSILDSIFE from the coding sequence ATGTTAGATTTATTTAAAAAAACAGCTCAAAATATTTCCTCTTTGATTGGAACAAAAACCCCTACGATTCAAAAAGAGAAGCTTGAAGAGGTACTTATAGAATCTGATATCCAATACGATCTAACCGATTCTATTTTAGAACATTTACCTCCAATCATCAAAAGAAATCAACTTGAAGTCGCTCTAGAAAGATTTTTTAGAGGCGAAAGCTATTATGACAAAATCACACTCAAAGAAATCAAGACAAAACCGCTTGTGGAACTTATTATCGGCGTGAATGGAGCAGGAAAAACTACCACTATTGCCAAACTTGCCAACAAATATAAATCTGAAGGCAAAAAAATCCTTTTGGGAGCAGGCGACACCTTTAGAGCCGCAGCCACAGAACAGCTCAAACTTTGGAGCGAAAAGATCGGCACAGAAATCATTACTACCCAAAATGGCGGAGATCCCAGCGCGCTTGCATACGATACGATTCAAGCAGGTATTGCAAGAGGAATGGATAATATTATCATTGATACAGCCGGCAGACTCCACAATCAAACTAATCTTAAAAATGAGCTTGCAAAAATCACGCGTGTTTGTTCCAAAGCTCTAAATGGTCAAGATTTTCGAAAAATCCTCATTCTAGATGGAACACAAGGAGCTTCAGCAATTGCACAAGCAAAAATCTTTCACGAAAGCCTTCAAATAGATGGCGTGATTATCACCAAGCTTGATGGTACAAGCAAAGGCGGAGCAATTTTAAGTATCATTTATGAACTCAAACTGCCCATTTTATTCTTAGGAATAGGAGAAAAAGAAGATGATCTTGTGAGATTTGAAGAAAAAGCCTATATCCAAAGTATCTTAGATTCGATTTTTGAGTAA